One Primulina huaijiensis isolate GDHJ02 chromosome 8, ASM1229523v2, whole genome shotgun sequence genomic region harbors:
- the LOC140983186 gene encoding PLASMODESMATA CALLOSE-BINDING PROTEIN 2-like, with product MAVYVVCLLLLLAMVTFSDATYCLCNTGVSNTVLQENIDYACGNGADCSAILQNGSCFLPNTVKDHCNYAVNSYYQRKGQTNGSCDFKGSASFSQTPPSNLAAGCVYQSSPSNGSSPAPPFSPGGTPPNGSFAPPGTFVPPNSFDNGTDATLLSRSFATSILACFLVNFLIYGLKWPRI from the exons ATGGCTGTTTATGTGGTGTGTTTGTTGCTTCTTTTAGCCATGGTTACTTTTTCAG ATGCAACTTATTGCCTATGTAATACTGGAGTTAGCAACACAGTTCTTCAGGAAAACATAGATTATGCTTGTGGAAATGGAGCTGATTGTTCAGCAATCCTCCAAAATGGGTCTTGTTTTCTCCCAAACACAGTCAAAGATCACTGTAATTATGCAGTGAACAGTTATTATCAGAGAAAAGGGCAAACTAATGGGAGCTGTGATTTTAAAGGCTCTGCCTCATTCTCTCAAACTCCTCCCTCTA ATTTAGCTGCAGGATGTGTGTATCAATCTAGTCCCAG TAATGGAAGCAGCCCAGCTCCACCATTCAGCCCCGGAGGAACACCTCCAAATGGGTCATTCGCCCCACCGGGCACGTTCGTACCTCCAAACAGTTTTGACAATGGCACTGATGCGACACTGTTATCTCGAAGCTTTGCTACATCTATACTTGCATGTTTCTTGGTAAATTTCTTGATTTACGGCTTGAAATGGCCAAGGATTTGA